The DNA region ATCTAGCAACCTAATTCAAATAATACTAACCAGTAGATATTTAACAATACTGTATCCATAACTGTCACTATAGTTACCATTTTACTAAATTGTTAAGATATGAATGTTGATGAATATTCAGAGTAACTAACTAATGACTTTATAAGAATACTGTATCATTAACAATGTTGGAAAAGGCCATTATGAATAATCTTGTAACAATGTCCCTGTAtctttgttatttgttattataTGGTAATTCTCATGAAGTTTGTGGAGAAGATAGTGCTGTATGGGAATTTTGGGAGaagggaaaaagagagaaaagcatGAAAAAGAAAGGCTTGGTAATTATTAAGACAAGTCACAAACTCATGCTGATACATgagaaatataattattttgtaatatggaataatgtataatttattttttaaaatttatggaagataatttgttcttcttaaaatttgagCTATTTCTAAAAGTTTTTTCCATTAAtctatctctacaaatatatcattctattattttggaaattttttatttttattttttagaaacttgGGTGTGTTTGATTGATTCTTTTTGGAAGTGATCTATATTCTTCAAACTTTTAGTAGAGTGTgttatgccttttttttttttttttgtacaactaaacttttttaagtttcaaatttctcattctcttacttatcaagaaaaaaaaagttttcattttcttaagaaaattatcatgataatcaaatCTCAGCACAAATTTAgaattgatattactcaaataattaaaAGCCACATCCAAATACATAGAAATGtagattgtattttgatataaactcaaattctcacttccaaatatctaaaaattcactaaaaatatatagttgtatataccaaattatccaagtcatgttacgtaatagaataacattataCAATTATATACAATATAATGTCATAGGATATTAGAACACTAAACAAATATTGATTAGATTTTCTAAATCTAATGAAGTAACCCAGTTAGCATTCATACAACCAAAGCCCAAGTGGGTCACATATTAGTTTAATATAAATTAGTCGATGACTCGCGCATTGCTTGTGATAATATTTTAtctcattaaatttaattttgtaatttggactaatttaataaatagtaatgtattcactaatcatattttcatttattataggaaaaatcacaaataatatatatatatatatatatatatatatttatgttgtacaaaaatgaaaacgatacaaattttttcaagaatttaaaaggtaagttagtgaaaatattaattttttaataaaagttatttataacattttgtgtttcattaaaaagtatataaaaattgtaaattattcttttagttttaaataaactttcttgaaattaattttgttctACCATACAATCAAAAACACcaagaaatctaaaaaaattaataaaatccatcaaaactacaattcaaaattaaaaataaaggaaaaataaaataaaactcacacTACAGTCAAACTTCTTCTCCTGAAtatgttaaatatataaaatttgatgtgATCAAGCTAAGTATCAAATGcataaataattcaaaatttttaaaatggaTTTGAAGTAACACAATAGAAATATGTTGTTGTTCTCAAATAAAAGTGCtagttataaatttatacataatGATTGTAACTTGTTTTccttaataaattaattaaaaaaaagagagtacaCTTTTAGAGGGGAAAAagtagagaatttttttttttaaaaaaaagaaagaagtattGTATACATATTGTCATACACTAATTTAACATCTAATCCAATATGTGAAAaatgaatagataaataaatatttttaaacaaaaaattgattttttttttaatatcaaagaATACactaaagagaaaaagaagatgaaaatcaatataaaatattagtaaacgcttaaaaaaaatcactcaatCATCTAAGAACATCATATAACAAAGCTATAAACAATTAAGTACTAATTTGTTAAACACAATATTTACAAACAGTAAAAAGAAACTATACAAAGATCATCTTCTTCAACTGCACTAactatttttcattatattgtTTAGTCTATCTTGTTGTtttccaaataaactaaaacctggcaacaacaaaaaatataacatattcTAATATGATTTCCCCCCAAATCATTTCAACAACAAACATCATTAAAAGTATTTAGTGttgtagataaaaaaaaatatatatatatatatatatatatatatatatatatatatatatatatatatatatatatatttgcatcaAGGAACACAAGAATGGAGTAGTCAATAATAGGGTGATGGGGTACAAACTTCTAGTAGGAGATCCTCCTATGTGGTAGTTGTTAGATTGTATCTGCTCTACCATCAATGATTAAGCAAGACCTTTGAATACatttttatagataatttttttttaaaaatttaatcgaattcatttttcaattataaacaaccaaaagtagagttttaaagaaCACAAATATTCAAGAATCTAAGGTAGagatataagaataaaataatccaacaaaaaatgaaaaaaaaaattgagagagagagagagagagagagagagagagagagagagagagagatttatatGTAAGATGATGGGAATAAAAAGAgccaaaataaaggaaaataaaaaagcaaaattatatgtaaaattaaaacTGCTCAAGATGAATATGTATAGACAACACTTTTGCtatgatttttctttgatttattatttatttataaatatcaaaattaaagtaaatgaatatgtaaagttaaaactgcctaagatgaatttgtaaagccaaatatttatatatttaatattgtcaaaaaattaaaggtaaaaaataaatataaaaaataataacgaTGTGGCTAATGACCTGGCGAATGAGATGGCTCTATAGGAGCATATCATTTCTCACAATGAATACTATACTTCATACAGGATCATTTTGGTGTGCAAAATGTGAAACGAAAACAAATCTTCCTATCCTAAGGTTAGAGGCACCCAAATTAGCTACATACTCTCcagatatttataatatattcatcttactataactactatatatGAAATTGCAAACTACATTAGATACaggattcaaattgaagtttttgatgcatgacaaaacaatttttttgatatttgataGAGATGCTaagaaaatcctaaataattttGCAAGAAATCTTGCTAAAAAACAAACAGAGGTACaacttatataaattattaaattattgtaaaactattgaacataataaatatcaaattccTCATATGTAGATTTATATTGGAGAAGGAATCCCACATAATCTAAAggaaattttaggaaaaaaaaacattttcctaCTTTGTTATAATGAATTCAATTTAAAtaatggttttgaaaattatacaGTTGCTAAGATTCttgatgcaccttcaaatgaCAGAAAGGTGcggaagaaaaaaatatatacacaatCCAATATGCTTTATTAATTCTTTTGCTACACTATTCCTAaagtaacaacaaaaaaaaaacatttacaaaaaactgtTACATCAATGAAATTTAACATGAATGTAAATAACTATGTAAAATCTTAGCAAAAGCAAATCTGCAAGTCCAAACTTTGTAAGATTCAGTTAAGAATCTTCTAATGCcaattcattagtgattaacacaaatgatacaacaaaaggaaaaaaaagtaatgaaaactcaaaaattgaacaaacaGGGACAAACCAAACTTTAaaagttgaagatgaagaaatagATGATAATAACATACCCCTCAATAAGCTTTATAAGCGCCGCtatataacaaaaacaaagcattgaagaaacaaaaaaaaaaacaagatttcaCAATGAAACTCTTTATTACATCACATAATAAAGATCAATAGCATAGAATGAATTAACatgcttttatcaacttttattatacaatattactccaaaaatgtttattttatcaCTTATtactttaatataataaatataatggATATGTGTGTGCAATTCATTATTGTTGCATCTTATAATGAATTCgttactaacaaagttttatagcaaatatgatataatatacgtacaacattcttcaaaaaaatttacataaaacattacaatattatccATGCATCGCACAGACAACTTAATagttactcttaaaagaattgatgacattttttaaaggggtaaagtgtaattttattgaacaaaattttcaaaattaataccTATTAATACACtaatatttaaaggaaaaaaacatttaggggggggggggaccttTGCCCCCTAGTCTATATATAGCTCCGTCCATGGAGGGAGTTTCTCCAGAAACAGTCTAATTGTGGGTTTAATAAACTTAAAGGAcatcattaaatatatatatatatatatatatataaaagggaaaGAGCAACCTTTCACTGTataaagaaagggagagaacATTATACAAAGGGAGAGAACAAATgttctctccctttctttatACAGTGAAAGGTTGCTCTTTCCCTTTGGGGAGAGAATAATGGATTCTCTCCCCTTCTTTATACAGTGAAAGGTTGCTCTCtccttttttatatatgtaacttttatatatatatacatatataaaaaagggAGAGAGCAACCTTTCACTCTAtaaagaaggagagagaatcCATAAATGATAAAACATCTTTACCATTTCTCTTTGTTTAGCTGACTTCTATGCCCACGACACACTCGGCCAAAGAATAGGATACAGTTAATTTTTGTGTCTAGCAAGTAGAATATCAAAGCAAACATAATTAAACACATCAATCACTGAATTCAGAAAACACACACGCTACAATCAGTCTCAAACCTAATTTTCTTCTCACCAATTGTCATTATTTGACCCCAATTGCAAGGAAATTTCCATGTACTTTTAATTGGCGTAATCTCaatattagttaaaaaaaaaaaaaaaggaaatgatgACTGTCACTTTTAATAAGAtttatggacaaaaaaaaaaaagtttggctACAACTCTGATTAAtatgactacatattttaaaatttagctaTTGTAtcacatgttctttatgttcttaatacacaCGTTTAATTTCGTTacaatcaaatgttatttattattcgatccacgtacttattttttatgcaaaattttatattgcaaaacttgaaatttaaacagatgattgataatataactattaatatttgattttctagaaatttgttaagtatgaaagatataagaagaaaatgtgatttaatgataaatttgtcaaaattcatgtctaataaaaagatatttagTAGAATTATAGTTGTTTGCTACAAATTAGTTTGTCGCCAaagtttattatttgttttattgagagagagagagagagagagagagagagagagagagagagagaggttgttAGTGAGTTTCGATCAGTAAGCCTTTTTCTAAAACACCCGCTTGATTAGACACAAAGGTCATAATTGCTTTAACTTAGGAGTGGGGAGTGGGGTGAATGGTTTTCCTTAGTAATAAGGGAAAAATGTCCTTCTCTACATACCTGTTATAGAATTAAAGCAAGGTGGCTTTTTTGTATCTTTAATACTTTTGACAGAATGAACTCATATTAATCGAAACCCACCttgatgattttctttcaaGCTCATGATTATTTGGTGGACGATAATGTACGAATCACATGTGACATGCCAACAAACATTGGGAAATATTATGATAAGCTCATGTGTACAGTTTGAATGACCAATTCTGATCAATGGTTACTATGCTTACACATAGACTATGCTTGCTGCCTAAACAAGTCACTATTTGTTTATCTCAGTTAAGGAAGGCAATAATATGAGGTCCCCAACAAGTAGCATAATCACTTGCATATTTCATCCTATAATGAGATGTAAATGAAGATTGTAATGCAGGGCTTGTTCATAATATTAGTAATAGTAAACATTAATAGTAACAACTATGACAATATTTCTTGATGTTATGGTTAATCTAGCTTAGTACAAATGGGTGTTTTGGGTTTGAATGGTGCAGAAAAGATTTCACTGTTTTTTCTCAAAATGGTCTGCAATGTTGTATGGAATGAGTGGATCACATATATGGTGGAGACTCTGTACAAGCACTTCTACCTCTTTAACTgcaaacaaatatatatcaaCAGGTGTATAGCTTTCAAATTAATCATCATGAAGTTCAAGGAATCAAGCGCACTATTTGATAAGGGTGGGACCCCATTCAGCTTTTGTTTACAATCAATATTAGAATTCCACAACAAATGGTTGCATGAGCCAAGTTGTCTTGGACCTCTTGGTCCACATGTTTTGTCTGAATCTGAAAATTTTCAGTTCTCTTTATTATTCTTTAtgctgttttgttttttctctccactcataaaaactttcattaaaccaaagcagaattttttttttttgggttaaataattttatgcataaATCTTAATAGAAAAGAGCTGAATAATTGAATGAATGGTAGGACACAGACAGACACAAAGATAATATTTACATGGTTAGACTATGCTATGATCACTATGCTTAGCCTTTCCCTAATCCGAGTGCATAAATCCTAAATGCTGGAGAAAAATTCTGATGATTGAAAAGGCAAAAtcaatccaataaaaaaaaagtgcaatatATGATGGTTTCccatttatattttgatattaaCGACTTGTCCGTTAAGATTTCACAAATCCTTCCTAAGATCCCATTTCCAGTTGATTAGTGATTAGTCACAAAAAAGGGGGCAAAAATGAGCTGTTTATCTAattaacttaaattttatttatgtactttagcaactttttttttttaaagaaagtaaataattattttatagataGGTTAAAGTCATAACTCTCATGAGTTTGTAACTCTTTAAGGTGGAGTTTGGATTGCACTAAAATTATTTCTCTCCCTGTGTTTGGCGTttttgtgggtcccgtgcactgttcaagGAACCCGCAAGTACGGATTTCAACAAATCTAACTTTAAAATTGATttccacggcactattcacacacttaaaaattatttcactacagtattttcagttttcagcaataaacaatgtccaaacaaaccctaaatgAAACACTATTTtaaacaattataatttttttattcaatagttATACAAATGAAATAATGGGACTTGAGCCTTAGTTCTCCTTATAAAAGAGAGTAAATAATGCTACTAAGTTAAGGCTCTTGGTGATGTTCACTTGACTAGATCTAATGTTAGAGAATTTTTGGTAAAGAAAATTAGGTGTACATTATGATCTCTCTAATTTGAAAGATGTTAGCTTTGGATTAATGGGTTAACCAAGCGAGTGCATAAAATATTCTGGATTAAACAAACCTTCTTTTCTGTCTGAACCTGCAACCCCATGACTATTTGATGCAAtaacctctcttttttttttttttgccgaaTTTGATGCAATAACCTTATTCCTAAGTAGTTGTCAGTCGCCCATTAAACACCACAATATGATTTCTTTACAAGCCACTAGAAATTTAGAGCACCgtataagtttttattaataaGAAATCAGAAATTTTGGATTCTTTTTGGTTCACGTGAATTTGACCACTTTGTTTGAACATGAGCATGTAATTTGTTTGAGCTCTAGTCTTCATTCTTAACTTGAAGACAAGAAGTGACGATTCTTGTTTTTCCCAAACCCAACTTACGTAAAAGTCATATCAATAAATTAACTCCAGATCTGTTTGAATTTGGTAAAATTTTCACCTTATTGATCACATGCATCCAAAAACTGGCCTCTTTTTCCTTCTAATCTCAACAAAACTtagccaaattaaaaaaatcccccccccccccccccaaacttTTTTCAACTTATTAATTGATacattatctttaaaaaaaaaaaccttatcaaTTGATAAATAACATACCTACTTTGCTTAGTACTTTCATAGCTTTAtttaatgagattaaattttataaggatgtgatgtaaaactcaagttttttaCACCCTTCAATCCTAGTATAccacatcatcttatcacatattaaaaaaataagcacAACCACTCCCAATtaattctaatacccatatGAAAATCTAACTAAATTAAGAGTTTATTAAGATATTATTAGGTGTGGTAgaatgtattaaattttaagtaaaaaattgatgtgacaatattttattaaatagtgtaaaacatgagttttatcCTCTATTCTTACCAAATTCGGACTCTTATTTAatagactaaaaaaaaatgtttgcaaCTCTTTTATTTAAGAGCGCTCTAGTTATCATTGAGTTGCTTTGAGCAAAGATCACAATTTCTTCTCCCTTGTATTAACCAAAATCCTGGCCCCTTCTCCACTGGATTCAACGCTGCCTTATATTTATAGCATCAGCATTACCATGGTAACAAATCAATAATGTTCAAGCATACTGTTATAGTAAACACCCAGTAGTGGGACTGTGGGGCAAAAGATAATGTTTGCTATTACAACCTACCAGGGTCCACTCCATACTCTATAGTCTTTTTCTCCCTCCTTTGAAATATGGCATCCTTTTTGCTCTGAAATTTCACATTCTCCTCCATCATCCCAAAAAGGCTGTCATAAGTGAACCCCACATATGGTTGAAATCTTCACTTTCTTTAATCTCTTACTCAAAACCATCAACCTCCATGCAGCACCCGCACTTCTTTATTTAAAAGTTCTCACTTTGGCTTTCTTTACACCAAAACACTATCATGGTATCTTGAACTTAGACTTTTGATTTGCCTCCTTCGAATAGTATCATTGGTTTTCATAAGACACATTGTTCAAGCTGACTTATGCTTATAATTCACCTAGAGAGTgagtgagaaagagataatCAAGAGGCTGTAGCTGTTTTTTGATGATGTCAAGTACCTTAACCTTATTGTATTAATTTACTTGTGGTCCTTGCGCTGGTTTCACGGTTTTTCACATCACTGTGATGTGCTAAACCTTATTTTCTCAAACTGCAATTTTGAAGCTTCGACAGCATAAAAGGCTTTCTGGGTCTTTGAAGGAGTGGCCATTGCTTATCTTtttcagaaaagaaagaatgcaAGTTCTGCGGAGATTGGTTTTTTTCACCATTCATGCAAGTCTTTTTATCCTTGTTCTACCGCTTGTCAGCTCGTCTCAAGAACAATCAAAAACTACTAGTCATGCAAGCAAGAAAGACAACAATCacaaggtttttcttttattccttCCATTCTGATCTCTTGGAAATACTTCTGCCATTTTCTTGTTCTAGCATATTATCTGTttcttattctcaaaaaaaaaaaaaaaaatatatatatatatatatatatatattatctatttcTTTTGTATACCACTGTTCCTAAGGATTTCCTAATGAAGCCAACTGATTTTTAGTTATGTTAACAGCTGAGTTCGAAACTGATGTTTGAGATTACACTCCATGGATTTCTCCTCTGGGCTTCAATGGGGTTCTTGATGCCTGTAGGAATACTTGTTATCAGAATGTCAAATAGAGTGGAATGTGGAAGAAGGCTCAAAATTCTTTTCTATGCTCATGCAACTTTGCaggcaagtttttttttttttctttttctttttctcctatAACTTTACCATGTTTTCccaaaaatttagattaaacaaTGATAGTTTGTTTTAATAGTCTTTTTTACTTCCTCTTTCAATTGAAAAACAATAATATCTCAACAGTGTGACAAACAGATAACAATAAAGCTTTGAACTTTGTTTACTAAAGGCAGATGCCCTACTCTATGACTTCTAATGATGGTGAAAcgtatattaaattaaaaaagattcCTGATTTGCAATAATTAATCTAACCCACAGTTTCTTAATAATCGGATATACACCTAGTAAACTTCAATATCCCTCAAGGTCATTAAGGAATATGATGGATACTTTAAGAGCAAGAAAAGGCATAGAATACAATATTCCAGTAGATTATTTAACCCACCATTTCCCAAATCTTATTTGGAAGTGAGCATGTGGGTAAAACACAATTATGATGTTAGGTATGGCATTGGCCCAAACTCAAGTCacaaagagagaaataatacataCAAGTGAAGATATTGTACCCATCATTAATGTAATTATTTTCCAAATGAattctatattttctttcttcatagATTTGATAAGTATTTTATGTTAACAGATACTTGCCGTACTTATTGCCACAGCAGGAGCAGTGATGTCcatcaaaaacttcaacaaCTCCTTCAATAATTATCACCAAAGGATAGGGGTAGCCCTATATGGTATCATATGGTTGCAAGCCCTGGTTGGTTTTATCAGGCCACAGAGGTATAACCATTTAATATTGTTACATCAACATGGTTATGTATATCAGTTGTGCATGTTCACCACAACTTTTTTGCTCTCTGCAGGGGGTCTAAAGGAAGAAGTGTATGGTTTTTTATGCATTGGCTACTTGGAACTGCAGTATGCTTACTAGGAGTTCTAAACATATACACAGGTTTACAAGCCTACCATGAAAAGACATCAAGAGGTATAAGGTTTTGGACTATCATTTTCACTGCTGAGATGTCTTTCCTTGCCTTCGTCTACCTGTTTCAAGACAAATGGCTGCATATACAAAAGCAGGGAGTGGTTTTGGGCAATGAACCAATAATGCCTAATGACCAAGAGATTTCTCCAAGCGACAAGCAAAAGGAATTGAAGATCCTGACTTGTTGAGGATGAAAATCAGCCAATGTTAATTTTACTAACAGTAAATTTATCCTTTTCATCTCATTTTCTCTATGGATATTCTCCCATAGAATGGATTGGTGTTTATTAGTAAAGAGCACATACAGCATCAAATGTTGGGATGGAGACTTCCTATCATATAAATTACAGATGTttattgtttataatattttgaaaatatatggcTTTTGGGAGCTGGCAAATTGGA from Castanea sativa cultivar Marrone di Chiusa Pesio chromosome 6, ASM4071231v1 includes:
- the LOC142639011 gene encoding cytochrome b561 domain-containing protein At2g30890-like isoform X2: MFEITLHGFLLWASMGFLMPVGILVIRMSNRVECGRRLKILFYAHATLQILAVLIATAGAVMSIKNFNNSFNNYHQRIGVALYGIIWLQALVGFIRPQRGSKGRSVWFFMHWLLGTAVCLLGVLNIYTGLQAYHEKTSRGIRFWTIIFTAEMSFLAFVYLFQDKWLHIQKQGVVLGNEPIMPNDQEISPSDKQKELKILTC
- the LOC142639011 gene encoding cytochrome b561 domain-containing protein At2g30890-like isoform X1, with the translated sequence MQVLRRLVFFTIHASLFILVLPLVSSSQEQSKTTSHASKKDNNHKLSSKLMFEITLHGFLLWASMGFLMPVGILVIRMSNRVECGRRLKILFYAHATLQILAVLIATAGAVMSIKNFNNSFNNYHQRIGVALYGIIWLQALVGFIRPQRGSKGRSVWFFMHWLLGTAVCLLGVLNIYTGLQAYHEKTSRGIRFWTIIFTAEMSFLAFVYLFQDKWLHIQKQGVVLGNEPIMPNDQEISPSDKQKELKILTC